Proteins encoded together in one Lathyrus oleraceus cultivar Zhongwan6 chromosome 5, CAAS_Psat_ZW6_1.0, whole genome shotgun sequence window:
- the LOC127087040 gene encoding probable serine/threonine-protein kinase PBL28, producing the protein MQLLLRIRLLLLIMIQMLVYLNKSTGKLSCGVKEKIDSNNEIPTLTLSIKESQEKKQGGGRRVAAVVGGAGAALVIIVIVVIIYICLRRYRRFKRQTSDSASSVPSQAIEMGRINSLQYVNAFSPHYMQNTRLLTISELEQATGNFSQSNIIGEGKFGFVYKGLLEDGSFVAIKRRMFALTRDFIPEVKQIAQIHHIHIVKLIGYYEDSYQQLLVYEYLPNGNVGNHLYDNEGLPIGKLDLQRRVSIALGASKGLDHLHGLVPPMLHTNFSTINVLLDENFTAKVSDYGFCKLQTKVDQAGSSSNVDYFHDPELRLSENYSEQNDVYSFGVFLLELISGFEVHNRNMSQPDENIIFQAKYSSVMDKFIDITLREEERVAARRMMKLALLCVDVILRRPSMAHIVQELERIQRDIAPLYSEINEEIGVVTLGSELFK; encoded by the exons ATGCAATTGCTTTTGAGGATAAGGCTGCTTCTACTCATAATGATTCAAATGTTAGTATACCTCAACAAATCAACCGGAAAATTATCTT GTGGAGTAAAAGAAAAGATAGACAGCAACAATGAAATTCCAACACTTACACTATCCATAAAAGAATCTCAAGAGAAAAAACAAGGAGGAGGAAGAAGAGTCGCGGCCGTAGTTGGTGGTGCTGGTGCTGCTTTAGTCATCATTGTCATTGTGGTGATTATCTATATCTGCTTGAGACGGTATAGACGATTCAAAAGACAAACATCTGATTCTGCTTCTTCCGTACCATCTCAAGCTA TTGAGATGGGAAGAATCAACAGCTTGCAGTATGTTAATGCTTTCTCTCCACATTACATGCAGAACACAAGATTGTTAACAATTTCGGAGCTGGAACAAGCAACGGGAAATTTCAGTCAAAGTAACATTATAGGTGAAGGAAAATTTGGTTTTGTATACAAAGGTTTGCTTGAAGATGGATCTTTTGTGGCTATAAAAAGACGCATGTTTGCTTTGACTCGAGATTTCATCCCAGAG GTCAAGCAGATAGCTCAAATTCATCACATTCATATTGTGAAGCTTATAGGCTATTATGAAGATAGCTATCAACAATTACTTGTGTATGAATATCTCCCTAATGGCAATGTAGGGAATCATCTATATG ACAATGAAGGTTTACCTATTGGAAAGTTAGACTTGCAGCGAAGGGTATCCATCGCCTTAGGCGCATCCAAAG GATTGGATCATCTTCATGGTTTGGTCCCTCCTATGCTTCACACAAACTTTAGTACAATAAATGTTCTGTTAGATGAAAACTTTACAGCCAAGGTATCTGATTACGGGTTCTGCAAATTGCAAACAAAAGTTGATCAGGCGGGTTCATCTTCAAATGTTGACTACTTTCATGATCCAGA GTTGAGGTTATCAGAAAACTATTCGGAGCAAAATGATGTATACAGTTTCGGAGTGTTTTTACTAGAGTTGATTAGTGGCTTTGAAGTCCACAACAGAAACATGTCACAACCAGACGAAAATATAATATTTCAG GCGAAATATAGCAGTGTTATGGACAAGTTTATCGACATAACATTGCGAGAGGAAGAAAGAGTTGCTGCTAGACGAATGATGAAGTTGGCTTTACTATGTGTGGATGTGATTCTTAGAAGACCATCAATGGCACATATTGTGCAAGAATTGGAAAGGATACAAAGAGATATTGCTCCTTTGTATTCTGAAATCAATGAGGAGATTGGTGTGGTGACTCTTGGGAGTGAGCTCTTCAAATAA